In the Sarcophilus harrisii chromosome 3, mSarHar1.11, whole genome shotgun sequence genome, one interval contains:
- the LOC100915769 gene encoding NACHT, LRR and PYD domains-containing protein 12 encodes MGLRRLWELARKEAPPPDAVEAPSGDTSQSGNKASARTGEPGHAEKYRAQVRKKFQVLEERNARLGEWVDLSQHYTRLLLVRGHASPWRREQELLASGGLHGLLREEHRRPIELQTLFDADAEEAGSPPTTVVLQGVAGIGKTTLARKVLLDWAAGTLYPGRFDYVFYVNCRTVEVVAPLSVAELLSGWLEDTGPGSGPAPVPALLARPERLLFILDGFDELLWGPQAQEAGPRVPGEQRQQVDVHLRSLLGKRLLPEASLLITTRPTALEKLQPLLERPWLAEVLGFRASERRAYFDKYFPAPGQADRAWAAVQANKVLFTMCFVPLVCWVLCTGLRQQMERGEAPAQSARTTTAVYVAFLSSLVRPDRHGPPRIPAAGLRGLCSLAATGQRERRLWFRERDLARHGLDAATVSTFLQMDQFQHEAECRATYSFFHSTFQEFFAALFLVMERPRWPFRRPGWGLLLKGPSGLQADLPLTIRFLFGLSSRERADALETMVGEPVPRGSQRVLLRWIREQAAQGPGRAKTLELLYCLFETQEPEFVRRAMGCFREVKVRVRTRMDGLVATFCLRASRSTLAVELDGLGSGAAGLGFQEPGLADQETGTYSLKDICQDLSSGLWVQRSLSELGLGEDALGDSGMRWLCEDLQRPRCPLQSLRLLNCWLTSDFAESLSCALNVSHTLTSLDLSYNPLEDQGAALLFRALEHPRCRLQKLCLKKCHLTEKSCENLGPVLGVSRTLQWLDLGFNVLGDRGVGLLCGGLRQATCQLQTLRLGNCGLTCQCCLDLASVLSLGARLLCLFLRNNALGDSGVQQLCQGLRAPRCRLRELSLANCRLTHACCASISSVLSASNSIESLFLSGNDLEDVGIQELARGLRHPNCKVQELKVQMCGLTRLGCETLALVLSSCPSLRQLDLSNNCVGEEGTKLLGRGLLQPGCRLQSLKWVPGHRGGPKGRGWGLCISAGCSGHPAGGREGGRREVGREGREPGAPLRQLWISAGCSGQP; translated from the exons ATGGGCCTGAGGCGGCTCTGGGAGCTGGCCCGCAAGGAGGCTCCGCCCCCAG ATGCTGTTGAGGCCCCCAGTGGGGACACATCACAGTCCGGGAACAAGGCGTCTGCAAGGACAGGAGAGCCAG GTCACGCGGAAAAGTACCGGGCCCAGGTGCGGAAGAAATTCCAGGTCCTGGAGGAGAGGAACGCACGCCTGGGTGAATGGGTTGACCTGAGCCAGCATTACACGCGGCTGTTGCTGGTGAGGGGCCACGCCAGCCCTTGGCGCCGAGAGCAGGAGCTGCTGGCTTCTGGGGGGCTGCACGGCCTCCTCAGGGAGGAGCACCGAAGGCCCATCGAGCTGCAGACTCTCTTCGATGCCGACGCGGAGGAGGCGGGCAGCCCCCCCACCACCGTGGTGCTGCAGGGGGTGGCTGGCATCGGCAAGACCACCCTGGCCCGGAAGGTGCTGCTGGACTGGGCCGCGGGCACTCTCTACCCTGGCCGCTTTGACTACGTTTTCTACGTCAACTGCCGGACCGTGGAGGTGGTGGCCCCACTGAGCGTGGCCGAGCTGCTGTCGGGGTGGCTGGAGGACACGGGCCCGGGCTCCGGGCCCGCCCCGGTGCCGGCCCTGCTGGCTCGACCCGAGCGTCTGCTCTTCATCCTTGATGGCTTTGACGAGCTCCTGTGGGGTCCGCAGGCACAGGAGGCCGGCCCCCGCGTCCCAGGGGAGCAGAGGCAGCAGGTGGACGTCCACCTGAGGAGCCTGCTGGGCAAGAGGCTGCTCCCCGAGGCCTCCCTGCTCATCACCACGCGGCCCACGGCGCTGGAGAAGCTGCAGCCGCTGCTGGAGCGGCCCTGGCTGGCCGAGGTCCTGGGCTTCCGGGCTTCTGAGAGGAGGGCCTATTTCGACAAATACTTCCCGGCGCCGGGGCAGGCCGACAGAGCCTGGGCCGCCGTGCAGGCCAACAAGGTCCTCTTCACCATGTGCTTCGTGCCCCTCGTGTGCTGGGTGCTGTGCACCGGGCTGCGGCAGCAGATGGAGCGGGGCGAGGCCCCCGCCCAGTCCGCACGGACCACCACGGCCGTCTACGTGGCCTTCCTCTCCAGCCTCGTGCGCCCGGACCGGCACGGCCCACCCAGGATCCCGGCCGCCGGCCTCCGGGGCCTGTGCTCCTTGGCCGCCACCGGCCAGCGGGAGCGCAGGCTTTGGTTCCGGGAGCGGGACCTGGCCCGCCACGGGCTGGATGCGGCCACGGTCTCCACCTTCCTGCAGATGGACCAGTTTCAGCATGAGGCTGAGTGCCGGGCCACCTACAGCTTCTTCCACTCGACTTTCCAGGAGTTCTTTGCGGCCTTGTTCCTGGTGATGGAGCGGCCGCGCTGGCCCTTCCGCCGGCCTGGCTGGGGGCTGCTGCTGAAGGGCCCCTCCGGCCTGCAGGCCGACCTCCCCCTGACCATCCGCTTCCTTTTTGGGCTCTCCAGCCGGGAGAGGGCCGACGCCCTGGAGACGATGGTGGGGGAGCCCGTCCCCCGGGGGAGCCAGCGCGTCCTGCTGAGATGGATCCGGGAGCAGGCGGCCCAGGGCCCTGGGCGGGCAAAGACCCTGGAGCTGTTGTACTGCTTGTTTGAGACCCAAGAACCCGAGTTCGTCCGCAGGGCCATGGGCTGTTTCAGGGAAGTGAAGGTGAGAGTGCGCACCAGGATGGACGGTCTGGTGGCCACCTTCTGTCTGCGAGCCTCCCGGAGCACCCTGGCGGTGGAGCTGGACGGGCTGGGCTCGGGAGCTGCAGGCCTGGGCTTCCAAGAGCCGGGTCTCGCCGACCAAGAAACTGGGACCTATTCCCTCAAGGACATATGCCAAGACTTGTCCTCCGGGCTCTGGGTGCAGAGGAGTCTCTCCGAGCTGGGGCTGGGGGAGGATGCCCTGGGGGACTCCGGAATGAGATGGTTATGTGAAGATCTCCAGCGGCCCCGATGCCCGCTGCAGTCGCTCAG GTTGCTGAACTGCTGGCTCACTTCAGATTTTGCTGAGAGCCTCTCCTGTGCTCTCAACGTGAGCCATACCCTGACGAGCCTGGATCTGAGTTACAACCCCCTGGAAGACCAGGGAGCAGCATTGCTCTTCAGGGCGCTGGAACATCCCAGGTGCAGGCTTCAGAAGCTGTG TCTGAAGAAATGCCATCTCACCGAGAAGTCATGTGAGAACCTTGGCCCTGTGCTGGGTGTCAGCCGGACCCTGCAGTGGCTGGACCTGGGCTTCAACGTCCTGGGAGACCGCGGTGTGGGGCTGCTGTGTGGGGGTCTGCGCCAGGCCACCTGCCAGCTGCAGACCCTCAG GTTGGGAAACTGCGGCCTCACTTGCCAATGCTGCCTCGACCTAGCCTCAGTGCTCAGCCTGGGGGCCAGGCTGCTCTGTCTCTTCCTGAGGAACAATGCCCTGGGAGACTCGGGGGTGCAGCAGCTGTGCCAGGGACTCCGGGCCCCCCGCTGCAGGCTGAGGGAACTCAG CCTGGCCAACTGCCGCCTTACCCACGCCTGCTGTGCCAGCATCTCCTCCGTCCTAAGCGCCTCCAACAGCATCGAGTCCCTGTTCCTCAGTGGCAATGACCTGGAAGACGTGGGGATCCAGGAGCTGGCTCGGGGCCTGAGGCACCCCAACTGTAAGGTGCAGGAGCTGAA GGTCCAGATGTGCGGGCTCACCAGACTAGGCTGTGAGACACTTGCCTTGGTGCTGAGCAGCTGCCCCAGCCTGAGGCAACTGGACCTCAGTAACAACTGCGTGGGGGAGGAAGGCACCAAGCTGCTGGGCCGGGGCCTGCTGCAGCCAGGCTGTCGGCTGCAGAGCCTCAAGTGGGTGCCTGGGCATCGGGGGGGCCCCAAAGGGAGAGGTTGGGGGCTCTGCATCTCGGCAGGTTGTTCTGGGCATCctgctggggggagggaggggggcaggagggaggtagggagggaggggagagagccAGGAGCCCCACTGAGGCAGCTCTGGATCTCGGCAGGTTGTTCTGGGCAGCCCTGA